The following DNA comes from Anopheles arabiensis isolate DONGOLA chromosome 3, AaraD3, whole genome shotgun sequence.
CAATTATAAATTACCATTTCATATGGCTCAAATAGATTTTCAATTCCTCAATACACTTGTAATATAGAGTTTGGCTTGTTGTTGACCGAAATTTAAAGATCatattttcaaattcaaatgcaatatttttagCTTAAACAATTAACAGAAGAAAGTTTTCTCTTGGTAATGGAAGAATGCTTCAAAAGAAATATATTTTCATACCCATAAAAGCACAAATAATACATTTCAACGCACAACTTGCGCTCAGTTGAATATAGAATCCATTAAATACCACTCACCAAAGTCCAAACCCACTTCTACTTTCGACCACTTTTCGACCACTCTTTGTACGTCTTATAtgccatttattttgtttgatagATAACGATCGGTACACTGCTGCCACCGTTAGCACCCATTAGATGCACTTTGCACCTCTTAAGCCAGCATCCAGTATGCGCGTAGCACGCGTTTCCTATCAATACCAATTCAAGGCTATTTATTAGCTGATGGAGTAGTCCTGACTTCCTGTGAGAGGGAAAATAGTatcgcactcacacacgttATGCATTTTGGATGCAGTTAAGTGCATTTTATAGATTGAGCTGATTTTACGAGAAGCGCTAGTATGATTTAGCTCTGCAAATTTGCTTTTCTGATTAATATAGACGTCTTTGTTCAAGTGAATGTAGATACCATAACTCTCtattaaaatgataaagaaATGTGCGGTGTAGGTATTCGTTTTAATTTCACATTGTTAAAGGATGAACAATTCCACCGAATCCTCAAGCCAGTCTATAAAAGCCGATGCAgtaatgaattattaaaattgatttgaatTCCAAAGAAACACTCTGCGACAAAACCAAGCGATATATTTCGAACAAGGTTTATAATTTCTCTTTGAACACAATGAAAGCTTGTAGTACAAGAGTGAGTGTGTTGAGCGAATGCTTCAATCGTAATAGACGTagacattattattatttgaacTGAAAAGAAACTGAGCCCACTGAGAAAGAACTGATCAAAACTTTGAAACGAAATCAGTGCTGTAAATCTGTGCCAAAGCTATCAATCCACAAATAGCTTCACAACAACAGGGATTCAACCAGAATCTGCCACATCCTAACCAATTTAACCCTCACTAATAAACCAACCGGCTAACAAATAGAAAGGTGTGTAAATGAACGGCAAAAACAGGCAAACGCCAGCTGAGCCCGCTCGCAGCAAAACACAGGGTGATAcgtcagccagccagcacgACGTCACCGCCTGCCACGGTACACGGTTGAGCAAATTGctgcaaattgaaatttattgaaacagaaaaaaggctCAACCCCAGCAGGCGGGGGTAGGTGTTGGAGCCTTTGGGTGGAACACATAAACGGCACAGTATGCGCTTGGGCGAGTAGTTcgggagtttgtttttttgctgtttcttctctcttttgtatcaactattattattattattattattattattattactactactattccTAATGCTGGTCTCGATAAATTCTCCACCATTTAGAGCCGAACCCGGAACCCGACGCAGCTGTCAATTGCATTGTTTTGCTGTCAAACGATTTAGTTTTATTCCGAATGATTTTTTAATCGTTTTACGCtttaagcacacacacacacacacacacacacacacacacacactatcgaTCTACCTGTacccagcacacacaaacactcacttACCTAGTCAGCGACCGAAAAGTCTGTAGTCCTGTACCTAATGGAACCGAGGGTGGGGGTCGGAAAAAAGCGATCCGTTCTTGTGTGCAGTTTGGCGTACgctgattgatttttatttcccatttcccGGCCTCggtttttagtttgttttattttatgccaAATGATTTCCTGGCCATTTTTTGTATGAGTTTTCTCTCCCTCAACCAACTCAGCACCCATTCGGTGGAGCTTTTGCCTCATACGGCCAACCTAGACCACCGCTTCTAACCACCTTCCATTTGATCAATCTCATCTCAACcgttttgcactgttttggtgtttggtggtgaTGGAAGGTTCGGAAAAGTTCTAATCGCTTGCCCGTGCCGTTTCAATCCGCAGAGAGGGCATTGGAGAGGGCATTGAGGGAGATTGGTGAAAGTTCAATCAATCGGAACATTTTGCTTTAATGGCATTTCAACCGTTCGAATGCAGTGGATGTGCAGGCTTTACCCGGTTTTGGTCTAGACCGTGTGTTAAACTAtttcgttcatttttttttttttgcttcctcacctctcagtctctctctcacaccaGCTAAACCATTGCACTCTTTGCCGAATCGCACCGGGGGCCGATGAACTTTGATGTGTTAAGAATCCATCAAAGCGTGCCATACGTGAAGTGCCTGGCTGCCTTGTTTGATGCTTGTTTAGAATTGGCGGTTTTCGTATGTTTACCTCAAAGCACCGCTAATGCACTGCACCCTGCACCCATAAACCGGGATGCTGGCTGGCTAGCTGGAGGAATGCTTTGTGAGTCACAGTTTGTTAAGCGAGGCTTCATTCCGTCTGGTATTGCTAATGATTTCGGATGTTTTGCAACGCATCGAAGCCGTACGAGTGAAAACCCGTTTAGCGGTGGGTGGAACAGTATTTACGAAGCATAAATAACACATTCATATCCAAGTTTTCTCAATAAAGCAGTAGTTTTTAGAAGAAAGTTAaggaatttttaaatttttaaatcatttatgtATACAGAACGTTATTTAAAGGGAATTTCTAAATCTTAAATGCGTTGAGAAGTTTCTTGGATTAATCTGTCACATTAGAGCAATGCACAAAAAAATGATGTCACAACATTTACATgccaaaaccaaccaactttgAGGTTAAAGACCCAGTCATTGCCTGGTAAGCATACACACTTTGCATTAAATCGCAACATTAAAACATCCATCATGCGTTCGAGCCCCCTGTGGACCGATCTTCGCCGGCTTGGCCATTTTGCTATGAGTAAACCAATAAGCCATGAATATACTAAGCACATGAGTTGGATGGTCTAGTCATACAGTCGACAGTTGTGGATTCAAGTCCGGAATGAACTGCGCTGCCATAtgcaggactgactatcctgctatgtgtaatCAAGTAAGTCGCTGAAAGCTAAACCCACTAGTGGAACAGGCAAGCCTTGAAACTGACAACGATTAttatgccaaagaagaagaagaagaagattgggAAATCAATAGGATTAGGTTATAAAAAGGCTCTTGGTGTACATCAAACACGATATTTAATTAGAAGTAATTTTCTACATGTACATTTGCCTGTTTTGTCGGTGATCATTTTGCCCTACGCGATCATTTTGCCCCGCGTTCAACTATCGGTTCATTCTGTTATCATCTATCGGTTCATTCCGTTATCAGAAGAAAACAAGTTTGCCTTAAAGCCTTAACCAGCTGACTGAAACTCGTCAGTACAGTGAGACATCTCAGTGTGAGAAGATCACTTGATAGGATGATCCTTTTCTTACCAATCTTGCTATCGCTGGCAAGCTTAGCTCAGGGATCAGTATTTTTGCATCGTCCTCCTTTACAATACACCCCAGGAAATAGCCTTGATGGTGAATATTGTTTTAGTAGTTTACGTAGTTTTGGGGTGGCTCATTGGATTTTTAATATTGCAGAATGTGAGCAACGTTTCCCAAACAATCAGTATGAACCAGAGATAGTACCAGCGGTATCTGGCGGGCGTCGAGCCTTTCAGGGAGAGTTTCCACACATGGCCGCGATCGGGTGGACAAGAACAGACGCACCAATCGATTATCTTTGTGGAGGCAGTTTAATAACTTGGAAGTTCGTTCTAACAGCCGCTCATTGTTCTGCTGACCTAGACAAGTAAGTGGAGTTACTGTCATCGGTTTTAGGTTCCATcggaatgaaaaatattctttttgAAGCATACCTCCGGATACAGTACGATTGGCCGATACAGATCTCGCTAGCACAAGCGATGACGAGTTCGCACAACAAATACCAATAGCACGCATTATCAAACATCCGCAGTATCGATGGTCGCGAAAGTACTACGATATTGCCGTTGTTGAACTCGAGGAGTACGTTAAACCAAACAAAGCAATTTGTGTTGCGTGTCTGTGGCGTGAACCAACCGTTCCGGGAGACCTGATGGATGCGGTTGGCTTTGGCGCTCTTGGGTTTGGAGAAAGGCTCAGCTCAACCCTACAGAAGATAAAACTACAGGCCCTAGACGAGACGATATGTGCTAAACGTTTACCGGCCATGCGACGCGAAATGCCGGAAGGCTTGCGTGACGATCAGCTGTGTGCACATAGTGCAACCATGGACACGTGTGAAGGCGACTCGGGAGGCCCACTGCAAACGGATCGAACCGATTTGTTAGGCAAGACGTACGCGCTTATAGTAGGAGTGGTAGCGTTTGGCACTCCTTGCACTAATGGGTCAACGGGAGTATACACCAGGGTTAGCTCGTACCTGGATTGGATCGAGGAAGAAGTAAAAGAGTCTCTTAGCCCGGAAGGTGAGTTTGTAGGTTAAGTAAGAGCAATCAAAAGACATCTGTTTCACACTGTATCAATCTATCCACAGTTTGTATTGAGGAGGACTATTGCAATCGTAAAATGAACCCATCCGTGCACGGTAAGGTTGACAAAATATGGGAAAGCAGTCGCGTAGGGTTGCTGTGGCAGGAATACGAAACGGACATCCATCAGTGCGGTGGATTCCTGGTTGACTACCAGTTTGTTATCACATCGGCGAGCTGTGTAACTTCCAGTAAAGGACCGCCAAGATACGTAGCCCTTAGCTCTGATAGCGATCGTGCTGCTATAGAATCAGTGACTGTTCATCCATGGTTCACAAAGGGCCACCCATATTTTGATATCGCCGTTATAAAGCTCCGAGTGTATGCAAATTTAGATAAAATATATCCAGCATGTATATGGTCGGAGGAGCAGCATGGTGATTGGAGAACTCCCGACATTCTGGTAGGAGCTTCTTATCTGGAAAAGCGACGCGATTTGTACACCAGAAAATCGGTTCAATACTATGTTAAAGGCGATAATTGCAGTGTAGGAGAAAATGTTGATTACAACGATCTTAGCTGCATCAGTAAGGATGCTACACTAGTGCCAGGAATATGCAAGGTAAATAATGTTCGTGTTGGTTGTTGAGTTGTAATTCaagcttttttaaaaatatttcttattttaaaatttctagATTGACCATGGAGGTCCAGTAATGAAGTTATTCGACAAACAACAGTACTTCGTACATGGTATCGTGTCCAGTTTGACGCAGGGCTGTGAAGGTAAGGTGATCTTCACCAGTTTGGCACCTCACCGACAATGGTTGGAGAAGATCATGTACAAACAGCAGAAAGATATGCTATGGATGTAGTGTAGTCTGAACAGAATAATAAAAGGTAAAACACTATAGTTGAACTAAAACAATTCAGTCGCCTTTCTGTAGAGTGAACCGTGTGCTTGCCTTTTAtcgacttcttcttcttctttggcacacaaccgttgtcggtaaCCACTAGtggacttggctttcagtgactgatTGATTAGGAtcccatagcaggatactcagtcctacgtatgcgGGCACGATccatttagggcttgaacaaATAACGGGCATCTTGCTACGTCATACAAGTTGACGAGTGTTGTCCTCAATGGATGTGGGCCGcggcaaatgtattttcaaagccAAGTAGTATGCGATGTGTGGCcatttcaaattaattaattgtttCCCATAAAACCCAGTTCAAGCACAGCCTTGTCAGTTTACGGTGCTTGACCTAACACGAAAATGATTCGTTATGTTAAAAACGTTTGGCTAGTTATTTCTCGTAAAAGacaaaaattttttttgtagGTATGAAAAAGTATAAGACTGTACTTTGTAAACTAAAATATGAGCTTTGTAAACTAAATATTCcatcaaaatcatcatcattagaAATCATCGCAACCAAAATCGTAAGATTGTAGAAACCCAGACTTGTTAACTGTCACTTGCTATACTCGACGATTCAagaaaggtttgttttttaccTGATTGAtggcctctctctctctatctctctctctatatctctctctctttctctctttctctctctctctcatcctgCCTTCCAACCTCAatcctctctccctctctctttctatctctctctctctctccctctctctatctcatcctccctccctccattcctctctctctctctctctctttctctcttcctctttttctttctctctctagtacaatctcgctctctgtctatttttattgaactgtgtAACCCGGTAATCCATTATCACTTGGCACAGACAAATGTGGACCAATGTTCCTCCAGCCTTCATTTTATGATTGTGCACTCGATGCGAAAACAATACGTCAAACAATCTGGGTCAGCGAGGGGCAAAGTACGGCTCCGTGAGCCATGCATGTGGCTCTTTGATTTCTGGATGATGGCCCTTAACCGTTCATATATCTTGATTGATCTTCGCAAGGAACCGTTTGAACATTATTGTACATTTTAGCTTGATTGACCTCaaactttgccgaccgctgggCTAGTACTATCGAACATTAGTGCTGGGCCTCAAGAAATGGTTTGATTCttaaaaaaagtttctttCCAATCACTCACAGACACTCTAAATTCAAACAACTATTAACGAGAGAGGTTTTCTTATCTTCATTTaataaagctttttttctaaacTTTAAACTGCCCTTTGAACTCGAAGCCATCTTTACTTAGCCTTATTCTGAGTACACAacccacttttttttttcaaagcaaTAAAGAAACTCTTCCCCATTCACCACCACCCCTAATAGCATCGTTTCTTGCCAAACAAATTCGATTGGTTGATTGTTGTGCCCTTTTTTAATGATCGCTCTGATGCCTGCAATCCCGCCCAAATTGCCATCAGCCAACGGCGAAACCATAATTGGCAACCCGAAAACTGTCCCAATCCTTTAGATAAACAGTATCTAGCGCCGGCTCCACTTATCCTCAAACCTTGCACAAATTATTACtcaacagaagaagaagaaaaacaagcttTGAATATAAAAGCTTTACTGTAAAACGTCACCCCGCCCTAAAAAGTATGGGAAAATTTGTCTATCATCATCACTACTTTGCTTAGCCCCATACCCTATCGGAAACCTTAATAGGGGTAATGAGTAATTGGGTTCTCCCTGTTTTTCCCCGTGGGtggagaaaaacaacaactaaaacctccCCGCGGGTCACAATTTGACAGCAAACGATTAGCAACTTGTTGGGCGCTGCCGTTAAAcgctttgctgctgcagcggaaGACCCGGAAGCACAAAACCAATCACGGATTCTCCACGGCCGGATCCACACAAATTTTGTGGACACCAATTACCGTATTCCGTAATGTTTTCCCCCCGCTCAAAACCATCTCTTAATTACAATTACGCCAAAGTTCTTTCACATCTCACTGTTTGGATGAGagtgtctcttttttttgctgcttcgtttccttctttttgccGAGTTTTGTAAGGGATTGAGAGCAGCAACATATCCGGACGGATGAGCGATTACGTTGCAGACTGCCGGAAAAGTGCAAATAAagacaaacaaagcaaatggaaagaataaaaaaaccccGTCCAAATACGCAGACAAACGCGGTGCCGGCGGTTCCTCAAAATCTCAGGTGAACAGATGCTTCACCGTTTGCTTAGGACATACCCTGGTGCTGGGATCGCTCGCGCGCCAGCGTGGCCAAGTTAGCACTTTTGCTCTCTCCCCACCTCACTGGACACTGGACCATCGGTGTGGACGGTGTGTTTCACGCTTTGTAATTTTTGAGCAAAATTTTCCCAGTCGTTCCGCTTGGTTTGGATGGAACGAGAGTGAATTCGGGAAAAAAggacgacacacacaaaaaaacacgcaaacaccCACACCGAAAGGAAACAGACAGTCCATCTCACCTAAAGGTACGGAATAGTCGTAGTAGAAGAGTCGTCTACTTTCACGTGTTGAGCTGGAGAAGCaaacataaaagaaaagaaaaaaagagcaaaaagtcCCACCGTTTGCCCCAAATTGTATCACATTGTATCACAGGAAAATTGCcaacaaccaaaccaaaaaaaacaaaaccctatTCCCAATGTGAGATGACTAAGCGAACCCCACGGATGGCGGATGGGGCACACCGAAATGGGGCGAAACAATACAGCCGgtattaaattgaattaatatcCCTCATTCGAGCCCACAAGGACACGAGTCGGTGGCAGAACATTCCTGTCCACTTTCTCGTTCCCGGAGAAGGGAACTGAATGTGGAATGTCTACATTTACTGGCAGCGTCACTGGGGTCACCATTTTTAAAGAGTCTCCTTGCATCTTACCGGGTGGGTGAGTTGAATTTATTGAGATTTTCTACATTTCAACAGCCCCCCATCCACCTCTGTTGCTGTTTGGTGccgtgtgtgcctgtgtctAGGGAAGGAGGAACGGTATCTCCCTGTCCCTAATGCCAACGCAACGTACCCCTTTAAATCCTCCCCATAGCTTAAATGGTTTCCCCCGACAACGGttcagttgttgttgtggcggATTAGAAACATCACCAACGAACGAGATGGGAGGAAATGATGTGTTTTTGGGTGGAACCCTTTTTTACCCCTCCCCCCTGGACGGGAAACCGGGTGGAACAACGCAGGGGAAAAAGGTACATCTTTAATAAAGGATTTTAATTGCGCTCATCATGACAGGCACGCGTGTGGACAGCGGAAGCCGTTTCGGCATGTTTATTGCCATCTTCGGCTGTATCGGTCCGTTCCCTTTCCATCTTTTTATACTTTGCTAGAGTAAAAAGTTACCCCCCCAGTAACTAATACCACTTCAAACCGGTGACCGGCAGAACGGGCTGAAGGATGTAAACGAGCGTGTTTGGTGTACACGAAAAGGTACACCGATAGCATCCAGTGGGATTTAGTGGTGATA
Coding sequences within:
- the LOC120904578 gene encoding acrosin-like, yielding MILFLPILLSLASLAQGSVFLHRPPLQYTPGNSLDECEQRFPNNQYEPEIVPAVSGGRRAFQGEFPHMAAIGWTRTDAPIDYLCGGSLITWKFVLTAAHCSADLDNIPPDTVRLADTDLASTSDDEFAQQIPIARIIKHPQYRWSRKYYDIAVVELEEYVKPNKAICVACLWREPTVPGDLMDAVGFGALGFGERLSSTLQKIKLQALDETICAKRLPAMRREMPEGLRDDQLCAHSATMDTCEGDSGGPLQTDRTDLLGKTYALIVGVVAFGTPCTNGSTGVYTRVSSYLDWIEEEVKESLSPEVCIEEDYCNRKMNPSVHGKVDKIWESSRVGLLWQEYETDIHQCGGFLVDYQFVITSASCVTSSKGPPRYVALSSDSDRAAIESVTVHPWFTKGHPYFDIAVIKLRVYANLDKIYPACIWSEEQHGDWRTPDILVGASYLEKRRDLYTRKSVQYYVKGDNCSVGENVDYNDLSCISKDATLVPGICKIDHGGPVMKLFDKQQYFVHGIVSSLTQGCEGKVIFTSLAPHRQWLEKIMYKQQKDMLWM